A single window of Pseudomonas benzenivorans DNA harbors:
- a CDS encoding short-chain fatty acid transporter produces MFNTLTHLSVNLVQRYLPSPFVFSALLTLAVLIAGIFSTEQTLPAMVQHWSSGFWTLLGFAMQMALVFVTGHALASAPIVNRQLDRLAGLARTPGQAILLVTLVALVGCWINWGFGLVIGAVFARALARQVEGVDYPLLVASAYSGFLVWHGGLAGSIPLSLATGGADLARITAGVLSAPVSITETLFSAQNLTIVVLLVIGLPLLNRAMHPRQGAKVADPAKLVESHAERPARETPAQRLDDSRILGLALVAMAAIYLFNHFSSKGLVLGLDVVIALFLFCGLLLHGTPERYMRAVDESVRGIGGIVLLFPFYAGIMGMMMGANADGISLGRQITETFISWSSADTFPLLAFLSAGVVNVFVPSGGGQWAVQGPIMLPAAQALGVSPTVTAMAIAWGDAWTNMIQPFWALPLLGIAGLGARDIMGYCLIVLLYSGAVICGAFYFLG; encoded by the coding sequence ATGTTCAACACCCTCACCCACCTGAGCGTGAACCTGGTACAGCGCTACCTGCCTTCACCCTTCGTGTTCTCCGCACTGCTGACTCTGGCCGTGCTGATCGCCGGCATCTTCTCCACCGAGCAGACGCTACCGGCCATGGTGCAGCACTGGAGCAGTGGCTTCTGGACCCTGCTCGGCTTCGCCATGCAGATGGCGTTGGTCTTCGTCACCGGCCATGCCCTGGCCAGCGCGCCCATCGTCAACCGTCAGCTCGACCGCCTGGCCGGTCTGGCCCGCACGCCAGGCCAGGCGATCTTGCTGGTCACCCTGGTGGCCCTGGTCGGCTGCTGGATCAACTGGGGCTTCGGCCTGGTGATCGGCGCGGTGTTCGCCCGTGCCCTGGCACGCCAGGTCGAGGGCGTGGACTACCCGCTGCTGGTGGCCTCGGCCTACTCCGGCTTTCTCGTCTGGCACGGCGGCCTGGCTGGCTCCATCCCGCTGTCGCTGGCCACTGGCGGCGCGGACCTGGCACGCATCACCGCCGGCGTGCTGAGCGCTCCGGTGAGCATCACCGAAACCCTGTTCAGCGCGCAGAACCTGACCATCGTCGTGCTGCTGGTGATTGGCCTGCCGCTGCTCAACCGTGCCATGCACCCGCGCCAGGGCGCCAAGGTGGCCGACCCGGCCAAGCTGGTGGAGTCCCATGCCGAACGGCCGGCCCGCGAAACCCCGGCGCAGCGCCTGGACGACAGCCGCATCCTCGGCCTGGCGCTGGTGGCGATGGCGGCGATCTACCTGTTCAACCACTTCAGCAGCAAGGGTCTGGTGCTTGGCCTCGACGTGGTTATCGCCCTCTTCCTGTTCTGCGGCCTGCTCCTACATGGAACTCCCGAGCGTTACATGCGCGCGGTGGACGAGAGCGTGCGCGGCATAGGTGGCATCGTCCTGCTGTTCCCCTTCTACGCCGGAATCATGGGCATGATGATGGGCGCCAACGCCGACGGCATCTCCCTCGGCCGGCAAATCACCGAGACCTTCATTTCCTGGTCTTCGGCTGACACCTTCCCGCTGCTGGCTTTCCTCAGCGCCGGCGTGGTCAATGTGTTTGTCCCCTCCGGCGGTGGCCAGTGGGCGGTACAGGGCCCGATCATGCTGCCGGCGGCCCAGGCTTTGGGCGTATCGCCCACCGTAACCGCCATGGCGATTGCCTGGGGCGACGCCTGGACCAACATGATCCAGCCGTTCTGGGCCCTGCCGCTGCTCGGCATCGCCGGTCTCGGCGCACGCGACATCATGGGCTACTGCCTGATCGTGCTGCTGTATTCGGGCGCGGTGATCTGCGGCGCGTTCTACTTCCTCGGCTAA